Proteins encoded in a region of the Nocardia asteroides genome:
- a CDS encoding ParB/RepB/Spo0J family partition protein — translation MSQAKKGGLGRGLAALIPTAPTASPGLSSAAASVIGLDPVGPQPPSTYLHRVPDPAENAELEAGGAVYREIPPDLIEPNPKQPRTIFEEDALAELVHSIREFGLMQPIVVRRTEPGVDRYQLVMGERRWRACQEAGLATIPAIVRETADESMLRDALLENIHRVQLNPLEEAAAYQQLLEEFDVTHEELAARIGRSRPVVTNMIRLLKLPILVQRRVAAGVLSAGHARALLGLEAGAEAQEALATRIVAEGLSVRATEEAVMLANREQAAAAPSPVARRKPIEMPGLKAVADRLSGSFDTRVLVSMGKRKGKIVVEFGSVEDLERIVALMEQNTPDVRQK, via the coding sequence ATGAGTCAGGCGAAGAAGGGTGGGCTCGGGCGCGGACTCGCCGCGCTGATCCCGACGGCACCGACGGCATCACCGGGCCTCAGCAGTGCTGCCGCGAGTGTCATCGGTTTGGATCCGGTCGGGCCGCAGCCCCCCTCCACCTACCTGCATCGGGTACCCGATCCCGCCGAGAATGCCGAACTCGAGGCAGGCGGCGCGGTCTACCGCGAGATCCCGCCGGACCTGATAGAGCCGAATCCGAAGCAGCCACGGACGATCTTCGAAGAGGACGCACTGGCCGAGCTGGTGCATTCGATCCGCGAATTCGGTCTGATGCAGCCGATCGTGGTACGACGCACCGAACCGGGCGTGGACCGATATCAACTGGTAATGGGAGAGCGGCGCTGGCGGGCCTGTCAGGAGGCCGGCCTGGCGACCATTCCCGCGATCGTCCGGGAGACCGCGGACGAATCGATGCTGCGCGACGCCCTGCTGGAGAACATCCACCGGGTGCAGCTGAATCCGCTCGAAGAGGCGGCAGCCTACCAGCAGCTGCTGGAAGAATTCGATGTCACGCACGAGGAATTGGCAGCCCGAATCGGTCGCTCTCGCCCGGTTGTGACGAATATGATCCGTCTACTGAAGTTGCCGATCCTGGTGCAGCGCCGGGTCGCGGCGGGCGTACTGTCCGCCGGGCACGCGCGAGCACTGCTCGGTCTCGAGGCAGGTGCGGAGGCTCAAGAGGCGCTCGCCACCCGAATCGTCGCCGAGGGTCTCTCGGTCCGGGCTACCGAGGAAGCCGTCATGCTGGCGAACCGAGAGCAGGCCGCGGCCGCGCCCTCCCCCGTCGCCCGTCGTAAGCCGATCGAGATGCCGGGTCTGAAGGCCGTGGCCGATCGGTTGTCCGGCTCCTTCGACACCCGGGTACTCGTGAGCATGGGTAAGCGCAAAGGCAAGATCGTCGTCGAGTTCGGGTCGGTCGAAGACCTCGAACGAATCGTCGCCCTGATGGAGCAGAACACACCCGATGTGCGACAGAAGTGA
- a CDS encoding AAA family ATPase: MPKPHEQRIITIANQKGGVGKTTTAVNLAAALAHQGMTVLVIDLDPQGNASTALGIEHHSGVPSSYELLIGEVSVKDAIKTSPHSERLLCIPATIDLAGAEIELVSMVAREGRLKAAIQEANIAGYDIDYVMIDCPPSLGLLTVNALVAAKEVLIPIQCEYYALEGVGQLLRNIGLVQAHLNPELHVSTVILTMYDGRTKLADQVAEEVRGHFGDVVLRSVIPRSVKVSEAPGYGMTVLDYDPGSRGAMSYLDAGREMAARAVAPHAAATKSAE, translated from the coding sequence GTGCCGAAACCGCACGAGCAACGCATCATCACGATCGCCAATCAGAAAGGCGGCGTCGGCAAGACAACCACCGCCGTGAATCTGGCGGCCGCCCTGGCGCATCAGGGGATGACGGTTCTCGTGATCGATCTCGATCCGCAGGGCAACGCCAGTACCGCTCTGGGGATCGAACACCATTCTGGCGTCCCCTCCAGTTACGAGTTGCTCATCGGCGAGGTCTCGGTCAAGGACGCGATCAAGACGAGTCCGCACAGCGAGCGACTCCTGTGCATCCCCGCGACCATCGACCTGGCAGGCGCCGAGATCGAACTGGTGTCGATGGTGGCCAGGGAAGGGCGGCTGAAAGCCGCGATCCAAGAGGCGAATATCGCCGGATACGACATCGATTACGTGATGATCGATTGCCCACCTTCGTTGGGGCTGCTGACGGTCAACGCACTCGTCGCGGCGAAGGAGGTGCTGATTCCGATCCAGTGCGAGTACTACGCGCTGGAAGGCGTCGGGCAGTTGCTTCGCAACATCGGCTTGGTGCAGGCGCACTTGAATCCGGAACTCCATGTCTCGACCGTGATCCTCACGATGTACGACGGGCGCACCAAGCTGGCTGACCAGGTTGCCGAGGAAGTCCGCGGACACTTCGGTGACGTCGTGTTGCGGTCGGTGATTCCGCGCAGTGTCAAGGTGTCCGAGGCGCCGGGTTACGGCATGACGGTGCTCGATTATGATCCAGGCTCCCGGGGCGCGATGAGCTACCTGGATGCCGGACGCGAGATGGCGGCCCGTGCGGTGGCCCCGCACGCCGCCGCTACGAAGTCGGCGGAGTGA